agagcggcgtttagggcgccgacgcctggactgcgtctcagagggtttattcgcatccggctcttctttgtcgttgccagatcctttaggtgtatcaaccatgtacacgtcgtacgaagaggtggtcgTCCAACATCCAGTGAATggtgggtcttggccttgctccttgtcggcatcgtcgtccataacgtcgatgtcttcggagccataatcgagctcgtcggttaagtcctcgacggtagctatgaagtgggtggcgggtgggaagcaaaattccccatcatcagcctctaactcgaaccgaacatagtgcGGCTgcgagtccttctccaaggatttttttaaagagttcagcacatcgcccaaaggtgagtgctggaaaacgtctgcggcactgaattcgaagatcgataaccgatctagctcggtgtccgcaggcgtacacggtccggaacttatagccggagacgagtccgaagttccgttgaagcaaatattgcagggtgttgagtccgtgtgcggctccaacgccgcggactctatggctttggatggcacgatctgctctggTTCTagggccgttgcagcaacaggaaccatctcctggatgtgatcctatgacagatttaagtcatgtttgtcggagcgagggggagcgatcaccgcggtctcaaatccattgaagatcaagtcttcgcggatatccgcgacgtagttcaagcttccaaatctgacctgatggccaggggcgtagctatcgacctactccagatggccgagcgagttggcccgcggtacgaagccgccgaacacaaaaatctgtccggggaggaaggtttctccttggacagcgtcactatcgacgatcaaaggggccatcgaacctttcgcggacggcacagtggaactctcaatgaaagcaccaatgtcggtgtcaaaaccggcggatctcgggtagggggtcccgaactgtgcgtctaggatcgatggtaacaggagacagggggacacgatgtttacccaggttcgggccctctctatggaggtaataccctacttcctgcttgattgatcttgatgaatatgagtgttacaagagttgatctaccacgagattgtaatggctaaaccctagaagtctagcctgtatgactatggtaatgtgtatctctcctttccggactacctcctccggtttatataggcaccggagggatctagggtttacatattgtcggttacataagaaggaatcttcatagtcggtcgccaagcttgccttccacgccaaggagagtccaatccggacacgggtacagtcttcggccttcatgtcttcatagcccatcagtccagcccatggataacaggccggacacccgaggaccccttagtccaggactccctcaatgagGCTGGGACATAGCGGGACGGACGTTGGGGCTAAACAATGGTCACTGGGGTGGTGAACGGAACGGGCAGGGGATTTCATCCATTAAAAAAACTACTTGTAACAGTAAAAGGACTCAATAATAGCTTATAGCATTAGAAAATGAGAAGATATCCCAGGAAAAGAGAGGAGCACTAACCTTGGCATACACAAGATTGGCATTGACACATAATGCTAGATTGCTTGGGAGAGTTCAGGGAGTTGTGGTCCATGCGACAAGAGATGCATTGTCCGCATCGTCGACAATAGGGAAAGACACCATGATTGTTGGATCTGAAACATACTGACACCATCACAAAGTCGGTTAACAAAAAGTTCAGCAACAGGCTATGAGCTAGAACATAAACAAAGCCAATAACCTACCCTATAGTCCAGCTCGGCCTCAAAATTTGACAATGCAGTTCTACAGCCTGTACTGTAAGGCATCACCTGTAACAAAAGTAAGATTCAACATTTTGACTTTCAGGAGATTCCTTGCACTACATTAAACAAGAAAGGAACAATTGCTGTCTCCTCATAAACAGAACAGGTAGAGATCCCTGATAAACAGAGCAGGTAGAGATCTCTCATAAACAGAACACTGGCATGTCTTTTTCAATTTCTCTTATGGAAACAGGTGTGAGGCAACTGCACACACAAATAAGACTTGCTATACACAAGAAAAAAATTCAATGCAACATCAACATCAGAATCAGTACATAATTTTGTACATGCTGTGACACCCCTCAGCACTCCCGACCAGTCACCACATAGGAAATGGAACATCCTCTTGACAAAAGAAACAGATAAGGATAAGAAGGGTCCTCTTGGCAGAAGGAATAGATAAGGATAAGTCTCCACAACCGACGATGTTTAAGGATACAATCCACGCATGGCAGTTAAGATGATCTCAGGAAGATATAGTCAGAACTTGAGCTATAAATTGGTCTCAAAAATGAAACTAACAGCATGATTGATTTTAAGTGTCGCAGCACCCAGAGAGATAGTCAGGCATTAGCTCTACAAATTGAGCTCAGAAGCAAGTATAAACTAAACCGATATTGGCTTAAATTTATACAGAATAAAACAGATAAATTATAACACGACTGAGATAAATTATACATGTCTCCAACACAGCAGAACAAATATATGTGCCAAAAAATAGTCATATGTTATATCAGCTTAGCAGGCAAGTCACGAGATTGAGAGGCATGATATTGCACCATCAGATATTAAAGTGTCTACTGATTTGAACTTTAACAAGCAACAAACAACGCCCAAAAAGCTCAGATAAAACTCAAGGCGAACACTGTCATAGAAAAATATGCCTAAAAAGTCCAAAATGTGAACATGGTCTTAAAACTTCCCAAAATAATAACCGCAGCAGCTTCCTAGCTCTCTTAGAGCTCTCGGGCATTTTCTGCCGTCCAATGCGATTCTAGATGTGTTTCCAACCGTTGGATCCAAATAATATATTGGGAAGTTTTATCTAAGCTCTAAAGGTTCTTATTTTGGGAAGTAATTCAGTCTGTTATGGTCGATTAGAAAAACTATAACTTTGCAGATTAGGCACCCAAATAATATTTGGAGGGAGATTCCTTCATGTGATGAGACATTTATAAATATCTAAATTAAGATAATAATATATGGTTGTATGCATCTCACGATGCAGAGGCGGGGGTTATGTAAAATATGCATCACCAGAGAATGTACAACAACAAACATTGCGTACTGAACCACATCATACTAAATACGGAGAGCACAAGGCAGAATCCACGTAGCTTTGTATTGTCATAAGCCTATAAATTCTCCATATTGTTAGTTACTGAACATCAAAACATTGTTCGAAGGATGGAATCAGTACCAATGTTGATCCTCGCTTGGCGTGAGATAACTTCAGGTGACAACGGGTGTAGCTTGTAACATCAAGTTTGGTTAGGTCCTGCTCCATCAATCATCGGCGTCTCATGAGTAAAACTGAAAGAAACAAATGACACAAATAGTGTTATCACCTTGTGTCTCTAGCTCATGTTCACTGACCCAAAGACTAGTTGCAGGAAAACAATGTATACTGGCGCAACTGCAGCAATACTCTGATCCAACAAGGACAACTACAAGCTATAAGCTACCGAGTCCACCATCGAAACTAAAGATCAAAGGCGAACTTCACTTCTAGTCTGGCCTAGCGATGCAACCAACAGCCTCACATATCCGACAACGACAATATGCAAGGATGGATGGGGGAAGAGGGACTCGCCTTGGGTTGGGGGCCGTTGAGTTGGGGAGGCACTCGGTGGGCACCTCGTGTGGTGGATCAGAGATGGCTCACCTCTTTGGGACACGGCGACCGTGGGCCGTCCAATGGTCTCCCCTCGCCAAGCGCATTGAGCTGTGAATCGTCCTCACCGCTCCGTTGATGGTGTCCTCCTCACCACCATCACCAGCGGTTCTCGTCGGCTCGACGTCCTTCCACTCGGAACTGTACTTGGATGATATATAGCTTCCATATTCAGAGACATTTGGGAGAGTATCTTTCAGAGTCTCGATCAGGTGACAAAGGCATTACAAAATTAATCACAAAATGCACTGAACAATTAAAGTATCGCCAAACACAGATGCATGCAAGCAGGTTACAACGATCTAGGCTAACTGAATACAGGTGAGAGGTTCTCCTTTTTTTTGGTTTTTATGGTTTATAGAACACATACCATACTATGAATGCACTAACCAAGTAATAAAAAGGGAACCATGGTCGAATGCTATACAATTGAAAATTTGCATTACACCCTCTACATATTGGAGTCTAGGCAGCAAACAGTCAGAACATAATACATATCTACTCAGAGAACCCAGAATTATGCACAGTAAACAAAACCAAACTGAATGCAACAGTTTACTAAACTAAACTGAATATAATACATGGCAAACACTACTCAGCCAGGTCCAAACCATCACATGACCGAAGCGCTAATAAAAATTAGCAAGTAGTATTCCGAGGGAGCAAATACACAATCCCTTGCTGAATCATGCTTATGCAGCCAGCCATGACCGAAGCGCTAATAAACATTTAGCTGTACAGTTCAAGGCTATGATAATCAAACATGTACAACCCAATCATTCGTTTTCCAAGGATACAACAAAGGTCAAATCAGGCATATATTCGAAAGCAGATAATCAAACATTTGTATATCACAGCAGAACTGCTTGAAAAATCAAAGCAGATAATCAAACATGTATAAACAAAAATTTATAAATTAGCAAACCAAGTGGATGGTCCAGATATACACCTGAAAGAGGAAGGACGGCCAATCCGAAGGAGGAATGGACCCTGACAACAAACCCTAACTAACCCCTGTTCATCCAAAAAGAAGGGTGAGCCATGCTCAGGTGCACAGCAAGCAGGAAAACTGGAAGGACTAAGGAAAGAAGAACGTACCTTTCCCATGGTGGCAACCAAGCGAACGACATACAGTGGACGTGAAGTCTTTGTGGTTTCAAGTTTTGTGCCGTCATCTCTTACATAAGTCTGGAAAGTTAATGGAAGGGGAGGGGAAAGGCAGTTAACACCAGCCAAAACACATGCACCAAAGACTCATACAATGCCAATCCATATGTCAATGATGGTATACCAGTTCTCATAATGAGTGTTGATGTCTCCTTAGCTGCTCCCCATGCTGCAAAATGTAAGGGGATTAAACTAAAATAAATGTGAAATTTGAGTTCCTCGTGCATTGATCAAGTTGTTTGGCTAGAGATAGCATGGATAGTACTATTAACATGGTAAATTACTAAAATGATCATACTTGTGACGATGCTTCTAGCTGTACGTGCCTACATGGCTTATATTCCtctaggtttgcacccataagatCTTTCTCAAATTGCTACTATCGAAATATAGGTTTCATATAGATGAAGAACTTCTTGTGTGAATCCATAAAAGAAAACACTGATGAAAAAATGGACTGAATTCTGGCCAAACATGACGAGGACCCCATGTGCAAATTTCAACTCATTGGTATGGATAGCTCACCTGCTTCTAGCTTCGCTCTTCAGGCTCCCTTGATAGTAACATCTTCCTTTCGATCCCCGCTCTGACAAAGTAAGCACTAAATTACACATGTGAGACAGTAAATAAACAAAAGGAGGACAAAATGCAACATGGACAAAACTCATATCTTATAATGAACCACACCTTCCAAAAAACATATCCACCCTAGCTGCATGGCAGACTATAATAATTGTCTTGCACCAGATGCATGCCATTGCTTTGTTTGGTAGCCTCAGCAACACAACAAAGGCATACAAGAAAACAAAATGATTCAATAGGCTGCTACTAAGACCATGGACAAAATATAGAAGCAAACAAATAAAGCAAGGAAAGGAACAAAAGCAGCAACCCTAGGCCCTACCAGGAGGAAAAGGCACATATTTATACACCAGTAAAAAACAAGCAACGAAGGCAAGGAACGACCAAAATTAAGTGCACAGAGAGAATAATAGTCTTACTCTCTACCAGGAGCAAGACATAAAAAAGGCACTCATTGGCCAATCTCCATAAGAGGAGCAGAGAGGAGGAGAAGGCTCGACCTGCAGATCCGCGGTGCCCGGGCACCCCTAAGATTGGTTGGTCAGAGTTGCGTTGCATCATCGTCAGAATCATTCATCACCATGATTATCGTCAGTGTATCTCAGAAGAAGAGAGGAGAAAAAAGGACCTGGTAAGCGAACCTGAGGCCTTCCCCCTGGCCTGCCCCATCAGATCCGTGCTCGTCAACGGCCCTGCATTCAGGGATTCGCAGACAGTCAGACAAAGCGAGCAGCAGACGAATCATCCCAAGAAGCGAGAACGGGATGTTTGGCTTACGAGGCAGCGTGATACCCGGCGTCGCGGGAGAAGGGCTAGGGCACGGGCACACCGGTGGGCCTGTTggcgtcgtcgccgtcgcccggtgcCGGCGGCTGCTGcggggaggaggtggcggaggcAGAGGAGACTGCGGAGCGGCGGGGGCGGACGGAGACGGCGTGGAAGGGCAGCCGCCGCGGACGCGCCCCCGCGGCGGGGTGGTTGGTTGGTGCGGGGATCCGgagcgaggaggaggcggccatgGTGGACTGGTGGCGATGGCGGCGCCCTCCCTCTCTAGTCGAGGACGGCCAGCGGcgagcggcggctagggttcaatcgggggcgagagagagaggggaacGAGAGGGGCGAATGAGAAGCGAGCCAACCGCACGAAGCCAACCACCGTCCACCACGCACGCGGCCTGGACAGGAAAAGACGGAAAAGCCCTCGGCGGGGGCAAGATTTACGTGCGGTGGCACGGGATATTTACCGCCGGCCCGCGCGCGACTGGACGCACCTGCCGCACCCGCACACCCGCTCACTGACGGAAGCGGCCCACCTGCCAGGACCCCACAGGTCAGCGAGAACCAGTCAAATGGAAGGAGTAACCGACTGCGCGAGCCAGACGGGATCACCCTTGCTACaggagagggggattcgatccGACAGACGAGATCTTCCAGCGGCTCGATCCGATGGCCGAGAACGCATCAAGCATACCAATCGGACGGCCAAGAAGCCCAAATCGCTGAGGAGCCAGATGTTTCGATCGGTCTCGTTTTTCTGGATACACGTACACGCATCCCAAATCTCCCTAGAATTTGGAAAAACTGTCATCGACTCATCATCCTCATCTTTACCGTCCGTAAAAGTATATCAACCTCATATGAATAGCGGAATCCCTGCTGCCACCAATCAAACACTTTTACATTTATTTGGGTTTTGGATGCTTGATTTGATTATTGTTGTGCATTGTATGATACAAACCTAGACTTGGCAGCATTGTTTGGCGTATGGTGGCGAAAGGGTACCAAGACTAGTTCTCGCTGCCATTTATTTTTTAAAGAAGCAACCTGAGCACTGTATGTTTAAACAAAATCTAACATCACAACAGCAAATTCTCTTTAATAGAAGTAAagatatactactccctccgttccaaaataaatgactcaactttgtactaactttaattagtaccagttgcaggtacatgttttgcgatgatcatgacgcgagagcgatgttatttgttttggagttctttttctgcttcttcttcgatcaggggataggttccaggtcggcagcctgggctagcagggtggatgtcgtttgagcttctgtttgtgtttcatccgtagtcggatgtggatcttatgtatgatgtatagatgtattcatgtggcattgtatgcctcttgtatgtatccccatctattatgtaatgttgatgtaatgatatccaaagcgtgtcaatatgcggttctatccttggtgggaccttcgagtctctttaggatagtatcgcatattgggcgtgccAAGTTGGTAtcagttagtacaaagttgagtcatctattttggaacggagggagtattatttaataaaataaaatactgCATGCAAACTACCATC
This sequence is a window from Aegilops tauschii subsp. strangulata cultivar AL8/78 chromosome 7, Aet v6.0, whole genome shotgun sequence. Protein-coding genes within it:
- the LOC109738447 gene encoding uncharacterized protein isoform X2, which encodes MGKGLVRVCCQGPFLLRIGRPSSFSYISSKYSSEWKDVEPTRTAGDGGEEDTINGAVRTIHSSMRLARGDHWTAHGRRVPKSFTHETPMIDGAGPNQT